The following coding sequences are from one Primulina eburnea isolate SZY01 chromosome 15, ASM2296580v1, whole genome shotgun sequence window:
- the LOC140815432 gene encoding uncharacterized protein: protein MKRRPVEFEVGEKAYVKVSPMKGVIRFNKTGKLNPRYVGPFEILEKVGTLAYRLALPPDMSRIHNVFHVSQLRRHIADPSHILEAEPLLVEGNLNEELKYEEIPNRIVDNKDQVLRRRTIPYVKVQWSNHTEREATWELEEKMREKYPYLFENRA, encoded by the coding sequence ATGAAAAGAAGGCCCGTGGAATTTGAAGTTGGAGAGAAGGCATATGTgaaagtgtcacccatgaagggtgtaatcCGATTCAATAAGACTGGGAAACTAAATCCGAGATACGTcggaccatttgaaattcttgagaaagtgGGAACGCTTGCTTATAGATTAGCACTCCCACCCGACATGTCAAGAATTCACAATGTATTCCACGTCTCGCAGCTGAGGAGACATATTGCCGATCCTAGTCATATTCTGGAAGCTGAACCACTGTTGGTTGAAGGCAATCTAAATGAAGAGCTGAAATATGAAGAAATTCCGAATCGAATTGTGGATAACAAAGACCAAGTACTGAGGCGACGaactattccatatgtcaaAGTGCAATGGTCAAAtcacaccgaaagagaagctacttgggagttggaagaaaagatgcgaGAAAAATACCCTTATCTCTTTGAAAATCGTGCatag